The Fibrobacter sp. DNA segment CACATTCTCTACCTTCTCCGCTGGGACACTCCAGACGAGAAAAAACAGCTTACCCCGATTCTTTCCGATACACTTTCCCTTATTCCACCCATTTCATGTAAAAAGTATTCACACTTTGAATTCTCGCCAGATGGTTCCTGGCTGGTTTTTCGGGATGAGACTGTCAGTGAAGAACGGCCGGTTTTTATTTCCCTCCCGGTTGATCCCTATGCTCCTCTGTTTTTTGGTGAGCCGCTCTATCTTGGCCGTCTCATGAACGGGGGAATACCAACAACCACAGCATGGACAACTGACCCACTGGGTTTGGTGGTGACAGCAGAGGAACATGGAATATGGAAATGGGATCTTGGCAGGGCAAAAGAAACGCGGCCAATAATTTCTAGAAAAAACATAGTACCGACCAAATAACTCAATCGTGAAGACAGAACATTTCATGGAATCAAATCAGAATATTAGAAACTGACAATTTAATCAGAATTGTTACTGCTATCAACGTCACTTAACATACCGTCTCTATTGAGACAAAAGCATGACCGGAAGTTAACGCAAAGGGCGCAGAGGAAAGACACAAAGATAAAAACAGGTCTTAAAAGATAAACATGCACATTTACAGGAAGTGTATTGCCTTAATCACCACTGGTACCTGGTTCTTCAAAACGCGAAGCGTTTCTCTTTACGTCCTCTGGTTTTAAAATCTTATCCTGGGCCACGAAAACACCGTCCCTATATTAGAGCACCATTTCGCGGAGCACGATTTAATTCAGCGATGGCACTGCAGTATGTGATAAATCTGTACATGTATTCTCTTGCGATTTCTTTAATCAGCGATCTATCGCAGCAGATATTTTCACTTGCGCATCGTAGTCCCTCTGACAGGCAGAGACATTGGGAGAAGGGGCAAGGCCGCGGCTCTGAATCAATACTATAGGTCCTGTCAAAAAGGTTCCCGTAAGAGACTTTAGAATTCATGCATCGTCGCAGGTTCCCATCTCTGTCCATCCGGAAATAATTCATCCCGGCACTGCATCGCTTTCCCAGAAAATGCCTTTTCCTGCCCAGAAAATCTATCTCCCGGGTATCCTCAGAGTATCTTCTGAGAAGATTCCTTGTTTCGATGCTGTACGATGCAGGGTAGGGGCGGTTCTGGAATTTCCCCCGGAACACTTTCAGATTTACTTTGCTTATCCCCTGAGAGTCAAACAGTATGAGATCACGGATTACTCTGTGTACCATGGGAGGATACATCAGATATTCGATATGAATATTGAATTTTCTATCCAGGAGATATTTGACCGTGTCTGTAAACTGTTTCAATTCTCCGGGTTGTTTCACAAGTCTGGAGTGGAATACTGCTCTTATAGTTTTGATACGGTCCGGGGAAATGTGTTCTGCAAAGAGTTTTGCGTTTGGGGAAGAGAGTCTGGTATCGAGTGCGATGAAATGGGATCTGGAGAGCATAAAGCAGATCTCAATAAAATTAGGAAATTGAAGCGGTTCACCTCCTGAGATATGGATATTCCAGGTTTTTCCTGTGCTGTCAAAGGCATTGGATATATCGGAGATGGAGCGTATTGGAAAACCGGTGTGGATACGTGAACGGAGACTTCCTTCGCAATTGTTAAATTTCCATAAAATTGTACCGTGATTACTGCCTGGACTCATAAATCCTCCGCAAAAAGGGTAATGAGATTCACCAGTTTGCTGTTTCGACAAGTTTTCGAGGAGAAATCTTTATTAAGGTGGAAGCATCAACTGTATTAAGGCAACTGAGGTGCCAAAGTGGACTTTGCCTATTATAACCATGGAAAATGGTTACCATAGAAAGCACCACCGTGAGTACAAAGAAGATCGTGTCTTAATCTGTATTTATTTCTCTAAATCATCTTAATCAGTGGTCAAAATCAGTGGTCAGTGGTCAGAGGTCAAACTCCGACCATGATGGCGCAATCAGTCTTTTTTGCTCGGAGAGATTATCAATTACAGCGATTTCTTCTGGTGAAAGGGAGATAGTGAGTGCTTCCAGATTGGCACTGATATGCTCCTCAGTGGATGCCTTAGGGATAGTAACTGTACCTTTTTGCAGGGCCCAGGCGAGTGCTACCTGTCCGGGGCCGGTATTTTTTTTCTCTCCGATCTCTCTGAGTGTTTCGCTTTTGAAGACTTTGCCGTGTCCAAGAGGGGAGTAGGCTGTGAGGACAATCTGTTGTTCTTTGCAGTAATGAAGGAGGCGGGACTGGTAAAAAAAGGGGTGAAACTCCACCTGGTTTACAGAGATTGGCAGGCCTGTAGCTTTGAAAGCATCCTCGAGGTGGCGGATTGTGAAATTACTGACCCC contains these protein-coding regions:
- a CDS encoding aldo/keto reductase; translated protein: EYLDLLLIHWPNKFIPMNETFKAFEKLIEQKQVRSIGVSNFTIRHLEDAFKATGLPISVNQVEFHPFFYQSRLLHYCKEQQIVLTAYSPLGHGKVFKSETLREIGEKKNTGPGQVALAWALQKGTVTIPKASTEEHISANLEALTISLSPEEIAVIDNLSEQKRLIAPSWSEFDL